From one Anopheles bellator chromosome 1, idAnoBellAS_SP24_06.2, whole genome shotgun sequence genomic stretch:
- the LOC131206017 gene encoding antigen 5 like allergen Cul n 1-like, which translates to MVSWITLAVATLVVLVKMDVTGAWGYNYCTTEDCHAPGEHVGCRPPSSWGGETCKRMTKPRKVHISNDLQQFILDEHNKNRSQLALGRVYRFKKAQKMPTLVWDKELATLADYNARSCDYGHDRCRSTQEFPWAGQNIAITRFYGYSFSDRELVTRFISGWWSEYLDARPYQITSYPENYRGRPIGHFTQIASDRTTKVGCSMWSWKDGQMDVYYFVCNYSVTNIISRSVYLEGQMTGSKCQKGLNRKFPGLCNVGEQPRSTSDP; encoded by the exons ATGGTCTCCTGGATTACTCTCGCAG TGGCCACGCTGGTCGTGCTCGTGAAGATGGACGTTACGGGCGCTTGGGGCTACAACTACTGCACCACGGAGGACTGTCACGCACCGGGTGAGCACGTCGGCTGTCGGCCTCCGTCGTCCTGGGGCGGCGAGACCTGCAAGCGCATGACGAAGCCGCGCAAGGTCCACATTTCGAACGACCTGCAGCAGTTCATCTTGGACGAGCACAACAAAAACCGTTCCCAGCTGGCGCTGGGCCGAGTGTACCGGTTCAAAAAGGCCCAGAAGATGCCCACTTTGGTCTGGGACAAGGAGCTGGCTACGTTGGCGGATTACAATGCGCGCTCCTGTGACTACGGGCACGACCGGTGCCGCAGCACGCAAGAGTTCCCTTGGGCCGGCCAGAACATTGCCATCACGCGATTCTATGGCTACAGTTTCAGCGATCGGGAGCTAGTGACGCGTTTCATTTCCGGCTGGTGGTCCGAGTATCTGGACGCGCGGCCTTACCAGATCACCAGCTACCCGGAGAATTACCGGGG CCGACCGATCGGACACTTTACGCAGATCGCCAGCGATCGGACAACCAAGGTCGGGTGCTCCATGTGGTCCTGGAAGGACGGCCAAATGGACGTGTACTACTTCGTGTGCAACTACTCGGTGACGAACATCATCAGCCGCTCGGTTTACCTGGAAGGACAAATGACCGGGTCCAAGTGCCAGAAGGGGTTGAATCGGAAGTTCCCGGGACTGTGCAACGTTGGCGAGCAGCCCCGTTCTACCTCTGACCCATAG